A part of Planococcus sp. MB-3u-03 genomic DNA contains:
- a CDS encoding AAA family ATPase, with product MKLVLLFGPQAVGKMTIGHELEKITHLKLLHNHMTIDLLHPFFGFGEDTWRISSIIREEIFKAADKSDLEGIVFTFVWSFESKKDWEFINHVRSIFEEAGGEVYFVELEANQSERLIRNQTPHRLEHKATKRNIEESEVHLIETHKLNRLNSWPNEIREENYIRIDNTHLGPEAVAKTIKDRFTL from the coding sequence ATGAAACTCGTTTTATTATTCGGCCCGCAAGCTGTCGGCAAAATGACCATAGGCCATGAATTAGAAAAGATAACGCACCTCAAATTACTTCATAATCATATGACGATTGACTTGCTGCATCCGTTCTTTGGATTCGGTGAAGACACGTGGCGAATCTCCAGTATTATTCGGGAAGAAATATTTAAAGCGGCCGATAAAAGTGATCTGGAAGGCATTGTTTTCACTTTCGTCTGGTCGTTCGAGTCAAAAAAGGATTGGGAATTCATAAACCATGTTCGTTCTATTTTTGAAGAAGCGGGTGGAGAAGTCTATTTCGTAGAACTTGAAGCCAATCAAAGCGAACGCTTGATACGGAACCAAACGCCTCATCGTCTCGAACATAAGGCAACGAAACGCAATATCGAAGAATCCGAAGTGCATTTAATCGAAACACATAAATTGAACCGGCTCAACTCTTGGCCAAATGAAATCCGAGAAGAAAATTACATACGAATCGATAACACACATCTAGGTCCAGAAGCTGTCGCCAAAACGATCAAAGATCGCTTTACCTTGTAG
- a CDS encoding GntP family permease, whose product MAGSTLIMIAVASIFVLLFLVMRTKLHAFVALLLVSLLLGIAAGMPLGDVIQSIQNGMGGTLGFVAVVVGLGAMFGKMLEVSGGAERLAATMIGKFGEDKAPWALGVTGFIVAIPVFFDVGFIILVPIVYSLAKKTGKSLLHYGIPLLAGLAVTHSFIPPTPGPIAVAELVGAELGWVILFGVLAGIPSMILAGPVFGRYIGKRIHLTIPDYMDIKEQEYDKELPSFGMIISLILIPLVLILFNTLSAVVFDEGNQIREILTFLGHPFVALTIATILTFFFLGTRRGYSRQEVQDIATKALEPAGIIILVTGAGGVFKQVLIDSGVGDVLGQMMGDSALPPIVLAFLIASAVRVAQGSATVSMVTAAGLIAPLLEITGTTGPALGLIVISIAAGATVLSHVNDSGFWLVNRYFGMNVKDTLKSWTVMETIIGLTGFVVVLILSFFIT is encoded by the coding sequence ATGGCTGGTTCAACATTGATCATGATCGCGGTCGCAAGCATTTTCGTTTTGCTATTTTTGGTCATGCGCACGAAATTGCACGCGTTCGTGGCGTTATTATTGGTAAGTTTACTGCTCGGCATCGCGGCAGGCATGCCGCTTGGGGATGTTATCCAATCGATTCAAAACGGCATGGGCGGAACACTCGGCTTTGTCGCAGTGGTCGTCGGCCTTGGCGCTATGTTCGGGAAAATGCTTGAAGTTTCCGGCGGCGCTGAGCGCTTAGCGGCAACGATGATCGGCAAATTCGGGGAAGACAAAGCTCCTTGGGCTCTTGGCGTGACAGGCTTCATCGTTGCCATTCCCGTATTCTTCGATGTAGGTTTCATCATTTTGGTGCCGATCGTTTACAGCTTGGCGAAAAAGACCGGCAAATCGCTTTTGCATTACGGGATTCCGCTATTGGCGGGTCTTGCTGTTACACATAGCTTCATCCCGCCGACCCCGGGACCGATTGCGGTTGCGGAACTGGTCGGTGCAGAACTTGGCTGGGTTATCCTGTTCGGGGTGCTTGCAGGGATTCCTTCGATGATTTTAGCGGGACCTGTTTTTGGACGCTACATAGGGAAGCGTATTCATTTGACGATTCCGGATTACATGGATATCAAAGAACAAGAATACGATAAGGAATTGCCAAGCTTCGGCATGATCATTTCTTTGATTTTGATTCCGCTTGTGTTGATTCTCTTCAACACCTTGTCAGCCGTCGTGTTTGATGAAGGAAACCAGATCCGTGAGATTTTGACTTTCCTTGGCCATCCATTCGTCGCCTTGACGATCGCTACGATTCTGACGTTTTTCTTCCTCGGCACACGCCGCGGCTACTCACGCCAGGAAGTTCAAGACATTGCAACGAAAGCACTTGAACCTGCAGGGATCATCATCCTCGTTACAGGGGCTGGCGGCGTGTTCAAACAAGTGCTCATCGACTCAGGTGTCGGTGATGTGCTTGGCCAAATGATGGGCGATTCTGCGCTTCCGCCGATTGTCCTGGCATTCCTGATTGCTTCTGCAGTCCGCGTGGCACAAGGCTCAGCTACCGTTTCCATGGTAACGGCAGCTGGCTTGATCGCACCGCTTCTAGAAATTACCGGAACAACTGGCCCAGCACTTGGCTTGATCGTTATTTCCATCGCTGCAGGCGCTACGGTCTTGTCTCACGTAAACGATTCCGGCTTCTGGCTTGTTAACCGCTATTTCGGAATGAACGTCAAAGACACCTTGAAATCCTGGACCGTAATGGAAACCATCATCGGCCTCACCGGATTCGTGGTAGTATTGATTTTGAGTTTCTTTATCACATGA
- a CDS encoding DUF948 domain-containing protein — protein MDPIIWLYIALGIIVLGLIVAVVGVVMLLSGIKEPMKEMKGSADNLKGRMDKLMLETTHLQHTTNELKEDIQQKSEKVAVLVDGAKGTINSVIDMNSVVRSITSGISKKVEDDPANRFQVNQYSNNAAGLMKYLDKKKSQDQAYNPESTVRKEQIKTY, from the coding sequence ATGGACCCGATAATTTGGCTTTACATAGCACTAGGAATCATTGTCCTTGGCCTGATCGTCGCCGTCGTCGGTGTCGTGATGCTGCTATCCGGCATCAAGGAGCCGATGAAAGAAATGAAAGGTTCGGCAGATAACTTGAAAGGCCGCATGGACAAGCTGATGCTTGAAACGACTCATTTGCAGCACACGACAAATGAATTGAAAGAAGACATCCAACAAAAATCCGAGAAAGTGGCCGTCCTGGTCGACGGGGCGAAAGGAACGATCAATTCAGTCATCGATATGAATTCGGTGGTCCGCAGCATCACGTCGGGCATTTCGAAAAAAGTCGAAGACGACCCTGCCAACCGTTTCCAAGTCAACCAGTACAGTAATAACGCAGCCGGCTTGATGAAATACTTGGATAAGAAGAAAAGCCAGGATCAAGCTTATAATCCAGAATCCACCGTCCGAAAAGAACAAATCAAAACCTATTAA
- a CDS encoding FAD-dependent oxidoreductase has protein sequence MKIVVLVGGGHAHLHALAQFAKKPRKDIQLVLISPALHQYYSGMFSGFTEEVYGLDEIRIDLHQLAEKIGAAFYQDTICAIDPESRTLTGQYGEIYPYDAVSFDIGSQTDSPEALKKHISPIKPNYHFPDQLMKFRTSAAPVIVGGGASGVELAFSTHAWRMRRHFSDALLFSSGELLSAHGAAASRKLEAIARKKALSFFTNVKIEDIDETSVTASNGTSYPQSDVLWLTGPKSPALFERSDMPVDRAGFLAVSETLQSIRFPEVFGAGDCVSIDRYPGLAKNGVYAVRQGPVLWGNLLNFLDGNPLSAFVPQKRYVAILSTGGGEAFLTYGQWSMHGKLPWKLKQYIDKKFMKSYQAIYK, from the coding sequence TTGAAGATTGTCGTCTTGGTTGGGGGCGGCCATGCACATTTGCACGCCCTTGCACAATTCGCAAAAAAGCCGCGAAAAGATATACAATTGGTGCTCATCTCGCCTGCGCTCCATCAATATTATTCAGGGATGTTTTCAGGATTCACTGAAGAGGTTTACGGATTGGATGAGATCCGTATTGACTTGCATCAACTCGCTGAAAAAATCGGCGCGGCTTTCTATCAAGACACCATCTGCGCCATCGATCCGGAATCCCGCACACTGACGGGCCAATATGGCGAGATCTATCCTTATGATGCAGTGTCCTTCGATATCGGATCACAGACGGATAGCCCGGAAGCGTTGAAGAAACACATCTCGCCGATCAAGCCCAATTACCATTTCCCAGATCAATTAATGAAGTTCCGAACATCCGCCGCCCCCGTCATTGTCGGGGGCGGCGCATCGGGCGTGGAATTGGCCTTCTCTACACACGCCTGGCGAATGCGGCGGCATTTTAGCGATGCGTTACTGTTTAGTTCTGGAGAGTTGCTATCGGCTCATGGAGCGGCCGCTTCTAGAAAACTCGAGGCGATTGCCCGGAAAAAAGCGCTGTCTTTTTTCACAAACGTAAAAATAGAAGACATCGACGAAACTTCTGTCACCGCAAGCAACGGTACATCCTATCCCCAGTCAGACGTGCTCTGGCTGACTGGCCCGAAAAGCCCTGCCTTATTCGAGCGCTCAGACATGCCGGTCGACCGTGCCGGATTTTTGGCCGTCAGTGAGACGCTTCAATCGATTCGTTTCCCCGAAGTCTTCGGTGCCGGAGATTGCGTCTCGATCGACCGTTATCCGGGCCTTGCGAAAAACGGTGTCTATGCAGTCCGCCAAGGCCCCGTGTTGTGGGGAAATCTACTGAATTTTCTCGACGGAAATCCATTATCGGCCTTCGTTCCGCAAAAACGCTATGTAGCCATCCTCTCCACGGGCGGCGGCGAAGCGTTCTTGACTTACGGACAGTGGAGCATGCACGGCAAACTCCCATGGAAACTTAAGCAGTATATCGACAAGAAATTCATGAAGTCCTATCAAGCGATCTATAAGTAA
- a CDS encoding DUF2294 domain-containing protein, with protein sequence MQEARSIQSEVSGYISNLLRKHFGKGPASVYVTIKRPYITIHFRGFVSPMEKILLDQEEGKRVLETRDFMFNALKPEILNELLAITQLEFTELYADWNLPLKSGIFIGVMGEEHIADPLGWPEDGERDIFHKQLERVSEEAGRIPDSIETLWMSNRTLLLKRSGILVGIEKALIEGGFSEILKLTKRPLERKLLKAAPLNHSLQRNIDEVFMDWNFSQDVGYIAFILSADPR encoded by the coding sequence ATGCAGGAAGCAAGATCTATTCAATCAGAGGTTTCGGGCTATATTTCAAACCTACTCCGAAAGCATTTCGGAAAAGGGCCTGCTTCTGTTTACGTCACAATTAAAAGGCCTTATATCACCATACATTTCCGCGGATTTGTCAGTCCCATGGAAAAGATTCTACTCGATCAAGAAGAAGGCAAACGTGTATTGGAAACCAGGGATTTCATGTTCAATGCCTTAAAGCCTGAAATTTTAAATGAGCTCTTGGCTATCACGCAATTGGAATTTACCGAGTTATACGCCGATTGGAACTTGCCGCTAAAAAGCGGGATTTTTATCGGGGTAATGGGTGAAGAACACATCGCGGATCCATTAGGATGGCCGGAAGATGGAGAACGGGACATCTTCCATAAACAACTGGAACGTGTCAGTGAAGAAGCCGGCCGCATCCCGGATAGCATTGAAACTTTATGGATGAGCAATCGGACCTTGCTGTTGAAGCGCAGCGGCATTTTGGTAGGGATTGAAAAAGCTTTAATAGAGGGGGGCTTCTCTGAAATCCTCAAATTGACCAAACGCCCTCTTGAACGGAAGCTTCTCAAAGCTGCCCCCTTGAACCACTCTTTACAGAGGAACATCGATGAAGTTTTCATGGACTGGAATTTCAGCCAAGACGTCGGATACATTGCGTTCATCCTATCCGCTGACCCTCGGTAA
- a CDS encoding CDP-alcohol phosphatidyltransferase family protein: protein MLDTYARKHVQPAVDKTADYLLKKGWTADGVTKTAFAIGLSSGVFIYLDQPVLALIALWLSGFLDVVDGTMARKTKPSPWGTLLDISFDRLVEISVILGLAFRFPDSMWALLLLSASIIVAMTVFLTVGALSEKQGMKSFYYQAGLAERTEGFILFTLMIVFSPYLTAITLLFIAVQIFTIFQRMAEAKRILS from the coding sequence ATGCTCGATACATATGCCAGAAAACATGTACAACCAGCAGTCGACAAGACTGCCGACTATCTATTGAAAAAAGGATGGACCGCTGATGGCGTGACCAAGACGGCTTTTGCCATCGGTCTGTCATCAGGTGTCTTCATCTACTTGGACCAGCCGGTTTTGGCGCTCATCGCGCTTTGGCTATCCGGATTTTTGGATGTAGTCGACGGGACGATGGCGAGAAAAACAAAACCTTCTCCTTGGGGAACGCTCCTCGATATCAGTTTTGACCGATTGGTGGAAATCAGCGTTATCCTCGGCCTTGCCTTCCGCTTTCCGGACTCGATGTGGGCTTTATTGTTGTTGAGCGCATCGATTATTGTCGCCATGACTGTCTTCTTGACCGTCGGGGCATTATCCGAAAAACAAGGGATGAAATCGTTCTATTATCAAGCCGGGCTTGCGGAACGGACAGAAGGGTTTATCCTGTTTACTCTGATGATCGTCTTTTCTCCTTATTTGACGGCGATCACCCTATTGTTTATCGCCGTTCAGATTTTCACTATTTTTCAGCGCATGGCCGAAGCCAAACGGATTTTGTCCTAG
- a CDS encoding VOC family protein, translated as MIKGLYEAHLPVRDLKRSIEFYTSLELELAYETPKLAFFWIVKGQSWVGLWETDKMETPYPPSLRHIAFHVDIGAIRNAMDWLAERGIEGRTAFGFSPEEQPVILPNRPYAHAAVYFHDPDGNSLEFIAPLDFKVEEEFDMMSLAQWDQKHV; from the coding sequence ATGATTAAAGGCCTTTACGAAGCGCATTTACCGGTCAGGGATTTAAAACGCTCCATTGAATTCTATACTAGTTTGGAATTGGAACTCGCTTATGAGACTCCAAAGCTGGCTTTCTTTTGGATTGTCAAAGGGCAAAGTTGGGTGGGCTTATGGGAAACGGATAAAATGGAAACGCCTTATCCCCCTTCGCTTCGCCATATCGCTTTTCATGTGGATATAGGAGCGATCCGCAACGCTATGGACTGGTTGGCCGAAAGAGGAATCGAAGGAAGAACGGCTTTCGGATTTTCACCGGAAGAACAACCAGTGATCTTGCCGAACCGTCCTTATGCCCACGCAGCAGTTTATTTTCATGACCCGGATGGCAATTCACTGGAATTTATCGCACCGCTAGATTTCAAGGTTGAGGAAGAATTCGACATGATGTCTTTAGCACAATGGGATCAAAAGCACGTATAG
- a CDS encoding NUDIX hydrolase — protein MLKYTLCLIRNGDKILLLNREKPPQIGMWNGVGGKIEPGETPLESAIRETFEETGIRLTDMLHAGNVLFTNESSRQGMYLFMADLPETQVLATPLGTREGILDWKSIDWILQKDNRGVAANLRAYLPSLLKGDLGLEHCFIYKNREIAEYTTAALSEALKA, from the coding sequence ATGTTGAAATATACGTTGTGCTTGATTCGAAATGGTGATAAGATTCTGCTCCTGAACCGGGAGAAGCCGCCGCAAATCGGCATGTGGAATGGCGTCGGCGGAAAAATCGAGCCCGGCGAAACGCCGCTTGAAAGTGCCATCAGGGAAACCTTTGAAGAGACCGGCATTCGATTGACAGATATGCTGCATGCAGGAAATGTTCTTTTCACGAATGAAAGCAGCCGTCAAGGAATGTACTTGTTTATGGCGGATTTGCCGGAAACACAAGTTTTGGCTACGCCTCTTGGAACCCGTGAAGGCATATTGGATTGGAAGTCAATCGACTGGATTCTGCAAAAAGACAATCGCGGAGTAGCCGCTAATTTACGTGCCTATCTGCCTTCGCTGCTGAAAGGCGATTTGGGATTGGAACATTGCTTCATTTATAAAAATAGGGAAATCGCTGAGTACACAACAGCAGCACTTTCTGAAGCATTAAAGGCATAG
- a CDS encoding aminoglycoside phosphotransferase family protein — MLDQVLKQFRLEVVTFNEVEDSFSSTVYKCTLSNGESVFVKIPYTRVKYERELAAYEILAGHVPIPKLLGFWEGDAKCPGALLLSELKGKPLSATASPEIAYQIGTMQASMHQIKPSNKTALGAIQNEFPNWHEFIERQFYSFAEDAKEVLDEDLYMASLRKFEQMKLELPAPDGPSFVHMDFRPANIIVEEGQVSGMIDFESVRFGSTEIDFTKIYRDFLKSDPALLNSYQMGYNSIRPMIDLRAVLPFYRFIDAFNSIGWSQRRGLEKNFAFYGTNLGILKKMVE; from the coding sequence ATGCTGGATCAAGTGTTGAAGCAATTCCGTTTGGAAGTCGTTACTTTCAACGAAGTCGAAGATTCTTTCAGTTCAACGGTATACAAATGCACTTTATCGAATGGCGAATCGGTCTTTGTGAAAATTCCGTATACCCGCGTGAAATATGAACGCGAGCTGGCCGCTTATGAAATCCTCGCTGGGCATGTCCCGATTCCAAAGCTGCTCGGTTTTTGGGAGGGGGATGCTAAATGTCCGGGAGCTTTACTGCTGTCTGAACTGAAAGGGAAGCCTTTGTCCGCAACAGCTTCTCCGGAAATCGCGTATCAAATCGGGACAATGCAAGCATCTATGCATCAAATCAAACCTTCTAACAAAACAGCACTCGGCGCCATACAAAATGAATTTCCCAATTGGCATGAATTCATCGAAAGGCAGTTTTATAGCTTTGCGGAAGATGCAAAAGAAGTATTGGATGAAGATTTATATATGGCCAGCTTGCGCAAGTTTGAGCAAATGAAGTTGGAACTTCCAGCACCAGACGGGCCGAGTTTTGTCCATATGGATTTCCGCCCAGCTAATATCATTGTGGAGGAAGGCCAGGTTTCCGGCATGATCGATTTTGAAAGTGTGCGCTTCGGTTCGACGGAAATTGATTTCACTAAAATTTACCGTGATTTTTTAAAGTCGGATCCTGCCCTGCTGAATTCTTATCAGATGGGCTATAACAGCATCCGGCCGATGATCGATTTGCGAGCCGTCTTGCCCTTTTATCGCTTCATTGATGCCTTTAACAGCATCGGCTGGAGTCAAAGACGGGGCCTGGAGAAGAATTTTGCATTCTATGGAACCAACTTGGGGATTTTGAAAAAGATGGTGGAGTAG
- a CDS encoding VWA domain-containing protein — MNKLFILPATLIWLAGCSAADDNAQQGEETAVDSPSATEDAAAENNTGDNTASLQFSTIEERLKLDLANAPYSGEHYEKDAVMEQMADQTEDQSAEAVYLEMLALAGEDYREFEEFISNVDTSFESASAQPGEVNGQGSPEQQVNIAVLFDSSGSMAGDVGGIPKIQSAKEAVSSFVSGLPDSANVSLTVYGHKGTDKAADKEQSCEAIEEVYELGEFDEQQFTAALDSFSPAGWTPLASALASAQNHFGDQASENLIYVVSDGMETCNGTPVKQAEQLNQSGAKAIVNIIGFDVENDGQKQLKDVADAGDGTYSTVRNDQELKAFFEKETTRIINEWYQWESENLNKVYKSETERINELYDQETEFINATYDEETRFKELTYELEDTAKIDGAAVRKLISATAIDLRQFARDTATNLRNELRSGGNEHRKETRDQAKEEREELREDGD; from the coding sequence ATGAACAAATTATTTATTCTTCCCGCAACGCTTATCTGGTTGGCAGGCTGCTCTGCAGCAGATGACAATGCACAGCAAGGAGAAGAAACGGCCGTCGACTCCCCTTCTGCCACGGAAGATGCGGCTGCAGAAAACAATACAGGCGATAATACGGCTTCGCTTCAATTTTCAACGATTGAAGAGCGATTGAAGCTGGATTTAGCAAATGCACCGTATAGCGGTGAACACTATGAGAAAGACGCCGTGATGGAACAAATGGCAGATCAGACTGAAGACCAATCAGCAGAAGCTGTTTATTTGGAAATGCTGGCACTGGCCGGCGAAGATTACCGGGAATTCGAGGAATTTATCTCCAATGTCGATACGTCTTTTGAATCGGCAAGTGCACAGCCGGGCGAAGTGAATGGACAAGGATCCCCTGAACAACAAGTTAATATTGCAGTTCTTTTTGACTCCAGCGGTAGCATGGCAGGCGATGTCGGTGGTATCCCTAAAATTCAATCCGCAAAAGAGGCAGTCAGTTCCTTCGTTAGTGGACTGCCTGACTCGGCAAATGTCTCTCTCACCGTATATGGCCATAAAGGGACAGATAAAGCCGCGGATAAAGAACAGTCCTGCGAAGCGATTGAAGAAGTGTACGAATTGGGCGAATTCGATGAACAACAGTTCACCGCTGCGCTCGATTCGTTCTCACCCGCCGGCTGGACTCCCCTTGCCTCTGCTTTGGCCTCCGCACAGAATCATTTTGGTGACCAAGCGTCTGAAAACTTGATCTATGTGGTGAGCGATGGCATGGAGACGTGCAATGGCACCCCGGTAAAACAGGCGGAACAATTGAACCAGTCCGGCGCAAAAGCGATTGTCAACATCATCGGTTTCGACGTAGAAAATGATGGGCAGAAACAATTGAAAGATGTAGCTGATGCTGGCGACGGCACTTATTCCACCGTGCGCAATGACCAGGAGCTAAAAGCATTTTTTGAGAAGGAAACGACGAGAATCATTAACGAATGGTACCAATGGGAATCCGAGAATCTAAATAAAGTGTACAAATCCGAAACCGAACGGATCAACGAATTGTACGACCAGGAGACCGAATTCATCAATGCGACATATGACGAAGAAACCCGATTCAAAGAACTGACCTATGAATTGGAAGATACCGCGAAAATCGACGGGGCGGCAGTTCGCAAGTTGATTAGTGCAACGGCCATTGATTTGAGGCAATTTGCAAGAGACACTGCCACGAATTTGCGCAATGAACTCCGCAGTGGCGGCAATGAACATAGAAAAGAAACACGAGATCAAGCGAAAGAAGAACGTGAAGAGTTGCGGGAAGACGGCGATTGA
- the gntK gene encoding gluconokinase, translated as MPEQSYYLGVDIGTTSTKAVLFNKAGQIKDSHTVFYPLHTPNQLTAEQDPEEIFRAVLTAVRETLRKSDISKESLKLLSFSSAMHSLIAVDAQGELLTNSITWADTRSSKHAKHIKENLNGHDIYLRTGTPIHAMSPLSKLLWLQDEKPEICEQTAKFISIKSYIFHKFFGEYVEDHSIASATGLFNLEQLDWDQGALDVSCVTAEKLPRLVPTTEQFAGVAPEFAAFMGVREDVPFVIGASDGVLANLGVNAIDPGVIAVTIGTSGAIRTVSPVPKTDPKERTFCYVLTENHWVIGGPVNNGGIILRWLRDEFASSEVETAKRLGIDTYDVLTKIAATVKPGADGLLFHPYLTGERAPLWDANARGSFFGLSIHHQKQHMIRAVLEGIVFNLYTVLLAVEELTGEPARIQASGGFARSELWRQLLADVFDKPVIIPESFESSCLGAVVLGVYATGEIEDFSIVSEMISRTHTNHPETEASNIYRELLPIYIRLSRLLTEEYESISDFQRKHMK; from the coding sequence ATGCCTGAACAATCCTATTATTTAGGGGTCGATATAGGGACCACTTCCACAAAAGCTGTCCTATTCAATAAAGCGGGACAAATCAAAGACAGCCATACAGTTTTCTATCCCTTGCACACGCCGAACCAATTGACCGCCGAGCAGGACCCGGAAGAAATTTTCCGCGCCGTGCTGACAGCTGTCCGGGAAACTTTGAGAAAAAGCGACATCAGCAAGGAGTCATTAAAGCTCTTGTCGTTCAGTTCGGCCATGCACAGCCTGATTGCGGTGGATGCTCAAGGAGAGCTTTTAACAAATAGCATCACTTGGGCAGATACGAGAAGTTCAAAGCACGCGAAGCACATTAAAGAAAACTTGAATGGCCATGACATTTACTTGCGGACCGGTACCCCGATCCATGCGATGTCGCCGTTATCGAAACTTTTGTGGCTGCAGGATGAAAAACCGGAAATCTGTGAACAGACCGCGAAGTTCATTAGCATCAAGAGCTATATTTTCCATAAATTCTTCGGAGAGTACGTCGAAGATCATTCAATTGCCTCTGCTACCGGCTTGTTCAATTTGGAACAGCTTGACTGGGACCAAGGCGCACTCGATGTATCTTGTGTAACGGCCGAGAAATTGCCGCGCCTCGTGCCAACGACCGAGCAATTTGCAGGAGTCGCCCCGGAGTTCGCTGCGTTTATGGGTGTTCGGGAAGACGTTCCGTTTGTTATCGGGGCAAGCGACGGTGTGTTGGCCAATCTCGGCGTCAATGCCATCGACCCCGGCGTCATTGCTGTGACCATCGGGACGAGCGGTGCCATCCGCACGGTCTCTCCTGTGCCGAAAACCGATCCGAAAGAGCGGACTTTCTGTTATGTATTGACGGAAAACCATTGGGTGATCGGTGGGCCGGTCAATAACGGTGGCATCATTTTGCGCTGGCTGCGCGATGAATTTGCGTCATCCGAAGTGGAAACGGCGAAACGCCTCGGGATCGATACGTACGATGTGTTGACAAAGATCGCCGCAACGGTCAAACCGGGAGCTGACGGGCTATTGTTCCACCCTTATTTGACAGGGGAACGGGCTCCGCTATGGGATGCCAATGCCAGAGGATCGTTTTTCGGCCTCAGCATTCATCACCAAAAGCAGCATATGATCCGTGCTGTACTGGAAGGCATCGTTTTCAATCTCTATACTGTGCTTCTCGCTGTTGAAGAATTGACGGGAGAACCGGCACGCATACAAGCATCCGGTGGTTTTGCCCGCTCCGAGTTATGGCGCCAGCTCTTGGCCGACGTCTTCGACAAGCCGGTCATCATCCCGGAAAGCTTTGAAAGTTCCTGTCTCGGCGCAGTGGTCCTCGGCGTGTATGCAACTGGAGAGATCGAGGATTTCAGCATTGTCTCTGAGATGATCAGCCGCACCCATACGAATCATCCGGAAACGGAAGCAAGCAATATTTACCGTGAATTGCTTCCGATTTACATCCGCTTGTCGCGTTTGCTGACAGAAGAATACGAAAGCATTTCCGATTTCCAGCGGAAGCATATGAAATAA